Proteins encoded in a region of the Mycobacterium branderi genome:
- the tsf gene encoding translation elongation factor Ts yields MANYTAADVKRLRELTGAGMLDCKNALAETDGDFDKAVEALRIKGAKDVGKRAERATAEGLVAAKAGALIELNSETDFVAKNAEFQKLADDIVSAAATAKAADVDTLKAAPIGDKTVEQAIAELSAKIGEKLELRRVAHFDGTVETYLHKRAADLPPAVGVLVEYTGSDKDAAHAVALQIAALKARYLSRDDVPADVVANERRIAEETAKNEGKPEQALPKIVEGRLNGFFKDVVLLEQPSVSDNKKTVKALLDEAGVTVTRFARFEVGQQ; encoded by the coding sequence TTGGCGAACTACACCGCTGCCGACGTCAAGCGGCTGCGTGAGCTCACCGGCGCCGGCATGCTCGACTGCAAAAACGCGCTGGCCGAGACCGACGGCGACTTCGACAAGGCCGTCGAGGCGCTGCGCATCAAGGGCGCCAAGGACGTCGGCAAGCGCGCTGAGCGCGCCACCGCCGAGGGCCTGGTCGCCGCCAAGGCCGGCGCGTTGATCGAGCTGAACTCCGAGACCGACTTCGTCGCCAAGAACGCCGAGTTCCAGAAGCTGGCCGACGACATCGTGAGCGCCGCCGCGACCGCGAAGGCCGCCGACGTCGACACGCTCAAGGCAGCCCCGATCGGCGACAAGACCGTCGAGCAGGCGATTGCCGAGCTGTCGGCGAAGATCGGCGAAAAGCTCGAGTTGCGCCGGGTAGCCCACTTCGACGGCACCGTGGAGACCTACCTGCACAAGCGGGCCGCCGACCTGCCGCCCGCCGTCGGCGTGCTGGTCGAGTACACGGGCTCGGACAAAGATGCCGCGCACGCGGTCGCACTGCAGATCGCCGCGCTCAAGGCCCGCTACCTGAGCCGCGACGACGTGCCGGCCGACGTCGTCGCCAACGAGCGGCGCATCGCCGAGGAAACCGCCAAGAACGAGGGCAAGCCCGAGCAGGCGCTGCCCAAGATCGTCGAGGGCCGGCTGAACGGGTTCTTCAAGGACGTCGTGCTGCTCGAGCAGCCTTCGGTGTCCGACAACAAGAAGACCGTCAAGGCGCTGCTCGACGAGGCAGGCGTCACCGTGACGCGGTTCGCCCGTTTCGAGGTGGGCCAGCAGTAG
- the rpsB gene encoding 30S ribosomal protein S2, translating to MAVVTMKQLLDSGTHFGHQTRRWNPKMKRFIFTDRNGIYIIDLQQTLTFIDKAYEFVKETVAHGGTILFVGTKKQAQESIAAEAIRVGMPYVNQRWLGGMLTNFSTVHKRLQRLKELEAMEQTGGFEGRTKKEILGLTREKNKLERSLGGIRDMNKVPSAVWVVDTNKEHIAVGEARKLGIPVIAILDTNCDPDLVDYPIPGNDDAIRSAALLTKVIASAVAEGLQARAGLGRGDGKPEAEAAEPLAEWEQELLASATPAAGTETTTDTTTTTEG from the coding sequence ATGGCTGTTGTGACCATGAAGCAGCTGCTTGACAGCGGCACCCACTTCGGGCACCAGACCCGTCGCTGGAACCCCAAGATGAAGCGGTTCATCTTCACCGACCGCAACGGCATCTACATCATCGACCTGCAGCAGACGCTGACATTCATCGACAAGGCGTACGAGTTCGTCAAGGAGACCGTCGCGCACGGCGGCACCATCCTGTTCGTCGGCACCAAGAAGCAGGCGCAGGAGTCGATCGCTGCCGAGGCCATCCGCGTCGGCATGCCCTACGTGAACCAGCGCTGGCTGGGCGGCATGCTCACCAACTTCTCCACCGTGCACAAGCGGCTGCAACGCCTCAAGGAGCTCGAGGCCATGGAGCAGACCGGTGGCTTCGAGGGCCGCACCAAGAAGGAAATCCTGGGCCTGACCCGCGAGAAGAACAAGCTCGAGCGCAGCCTCGGCGGTATCCGCGACATGAACAAGGTGCCCTCGGCCGTCTGGGTCGTCGACACCAACAAGGAGCACATCGCCGTCGGCGAGGCCCGCAAGCTCGGCATCCCGGTGATCGCGATCCTGGACACCAACTGCGACCCCGACCTGGTCGACTACCCGATCCCGGGCAACGACGACGCCATCCGCTCGGCCGCCCTGCTGACCAAGGTGATCGCCTCCGCGGTCGCCGAGGGCCTGCAGGCCCGCGCCGGTCTGGGCCGCGGCGACGGCAAGCCCGAGGCCGAGGCGGCCGAGCCGCTGGCCGAATGGGAGCAGGAACTGCTGGCTTCGGCGACCCCTGCGGCCGGCACCGAGACCACCACCGACACCACCACCACCACGGAGGGCTGA
- a CDS encoding tyrosine recombinase XerC, producing the protein MEAILEEFDNYLDLQCGRSAHTRRAYLGDLRSLFAFIEERALGSGLDGLTLPTLRSWLAVQAGSGAARTTLARRTSAVKAFTAWATRRGLLSTDPATRLQMPKAHRTLPAVLRQDHALAAMAAAKSGAQQRDPLALRDRLIVELLYATGIRVSELCGLDIDDVDTGHRLVRVLGKGDKQRTAPFGEPAAEALGAWLSDGRPALATAQSGPALLLGARGRRLDVRQARTVVHQTVAAVDGAPDMGPHGLRHSAATHLLEGGADLRVVQELLGHSSLATTQLYTHVTVARLRAVHDQAHPRA; encoded by the coding sequence GTGGAGGCGATCCTCGAGGAGTTCGACAACTATTTGGACCTGCAGTGCGGACGGTCGGCGCACACCCGGCGCGCCTACCTCGGCGACCTGCGGTCGCTGTTCGCCTTCATCGAAGAGCGTGCCCTGGGTTCGGGTCTCGACGGGTTGACCCTGCCGACGCTGCGGTCGTGGCTCGCGGTGCAAGCGGGATCGGGTGCTGCCCGCACGACGCTGGCCCGTCGCACCTCGGCGGTCAAGGCGTTTACCGCGTGGGCGACGCGCCGCGGCCTGTTGAGCACCGATCCGGCCACCCGGCTGCAGATGCCCAAGGCGCATCGCACGCTGCCGGCCGTACTGCGTCAGGATCACGCCCTGGCCGCCATGGCCGCAGCGAAATCCGGTGCGCAGCAACGTGATCCGCTCGCGCTGCGAGACCGGTTGATCGTCGAGCTGCTCTATGCCACCGGCATCCGGGTCAGCGAATTGTGCGGCCTGGACATCGACGACGTCGACACCGGCCATCGGCTGGTGCGCGTACTCGGTAAGGGCGACAAGCAGCGCACTGCGCCATTCGGAGAGCCGGCGGCCGAGGCGCTTGGTGCCTGGTTGTCCGACGGCCGTCCGGCGCTGGCCACTGCGCAGTCCGGGCCGGCGCTGTTGCTGGGCGCGCGGGGCCGCCGGCTTGACGTGCGGCAGGCGCGCACCGTCGTGCACCAGACCGTCGCCGCGGTCGACGGCGCACCCGACATGGGCCCGCACGGGCTGCGGCACAGCGCCGCCACCCACCTGCTGGAAGGCGGAGCCGACCTGCGCGTCGTCCAGGAGCTGCTCGGCCACTCCAGCCTGGCCACCACCCAGCTCTACACCCACGTGACCGTCGCGCGGCTGCGGGCAGTACACGACCAGGCGCACCCCCGCGCCTAG
- a CDS encoding lactate 2-monooxygenase, which produces MAFGDYQFEIYLQGLAGVVPSLPIAYAELEAKAQAAMSPSVWSYVAGGAGDERTQRANCEAFDRWGLIPRMFVGADQRDLSVELFGMTLSSPLFMAPIGVIGICAQDGHGDLATARASARTGVPMVVSTLTADPLEDVAAEFGDTPGFFQLYTPKDRELAASLVHRAEAAGYRGIVVTLDTWVPGWRPRDLTTANFPQLRGHCLSNYTSDPVFRAGLAQPPEADPRAVVLRWAQLFGNPLTWDDLPWLRSLTSLPLIVKGICHPEDARRAKDGGVDGIYCSNHGGRQANGGLPALDCLAAVIDAADGLPVLFDSGIRSGADVVKALALGATAVGVGRPYAYGLALGGVEGIVHVLRTLLAEADLIMAVDGYATREDLDRDALRRVT; this is translated from the coding sequence ATGGCATTCGGCGATTACCAGTTCGAGATCTACCTGCAGGGCCTGGCCGGAGTGGTGCCGTCGCTGCCGATCGCGTACGCCGAATTGGAGGCCAAGGCGCAGGCTGCGATGTCGCCGTCGGTGTGGTCGTACGTGGCCGGCGGCGCCGGCGACGAACGCACGCAGCGGGCCAACTGCGAGGCCTTCGACCGCTGGGGGCTGATCCCGCGGATGTTCGTCGGCGCCGACCAACGCGACCTGTCCGTCGAGCTGTTCGGGATGACCCTGTCGTCGCCGCTGTTCATGGCGCCCATTGGCGTCATCGGCATCTGCGCCCAGGACGGCCACGGCGATTTGGCCACCGCCCGCGCGTCGGCCCGCACCGGTGTGCCGATGGTGGTATCGACGCTTACCGCCGACCCGCTGGAAGACGTCGCCGCCGAATTCGGTGACACCCCAGGCTTTTTCCAGCTGTACACCCCGAAGGACCGCGAGCTGGCGGCCAGTCTGGTGCACCGCGCGGAGGCCGCCGGGTACCGGGGCATCGTCGTCACGCTCGACACCTGGGTGCCGGGCTGGCGACCGCGCGACCTGACCACTGCCAACTTCCCGCAGCTGCGCGGACACTGCCTCTCCAACTACACCAGTGACCCCGTCTTCCGGGCCGGCCTGGCACAGCCGCCGGAAGCCGACCCGCGGGCCGTGGTGCTGCGCTGGGCGCAGCTGTTCGGCAACCCGCTCACCTGGGACGACCTGCCCTGGCTGCGGTCGCTGACCAGCCTGCCGCTGATCGTCAAGGGCATCTGCCATCCCGAGGATGCCCGTCGTGCCAAGGACGGCGGCGTCGACGGCATCTACTGCTCCAACCACGGCGGTCGGCAAGCCAACGGCGGACTGCCCGCGCTGGACTGCCTGGCGGCGGTAATCGACGCTGCCGACGGGCTGCCGGTGTTGTTCGACTCGGGGATCCGCAGCGGCGCCGACGTCGTCAAGGCGCTGGCGCTCGGCGCGACGGCGGTCGGCGTCGGCCGCCCGTATGCCTACGGGCTGGCGCTCGGCGGGGTCGAGGGGATTGTGCACGTGCTGCGCACCCTGTTGGCCGAAGCCGACCTGATCATGGCCGTGGACGGGTATGCGACCCGGGAAGATCTCGATCGCGACGCGCTGCGGCGCGTCACCTGA
- a CDS encoding siderophore-interacting protein, translating to MAGRPVHTFEVVRTEELTPHMIRVVLGGSGFDTFRPSEFTDSYVKLVFVAEDVDVAALPQPLTLDSFSELPAERQPVIRTMTVRRVDPANRQIAIDIVVHGEHGVAGLWAVAAEPGQPAYLMGPGGAYAPDPAADWHLFAGDESALPAISVALEALPANAIGKAFIEVADPEDEIPLTAPEGVQINWIYRGGRADLVPEDRAGDHAPLIEAVKTTQWLPGQVHAFVHGEAQTVMHNLRPYIRKDREVDAKWASISGYWRRGRTEETFRQWKKELAEAEAGD from the coding sequence GTGGCCGGTCGACCAGTACACACCTTCGAAGTAGTACGCACCGAAGAGCTCACACCGCACATGATCCGAGTGGTGCTCGGCGGCAGCGGCTTTGACACCTTCAGGCCCAGCGAGTTCACCGACTCTTACGTCAAGCTGGTGTTCGTCGCCGAGGACGTCGACGTGGCCGCCCTGCCGCAGCCGCTGACACTGGACAGCTTTTCCGAGCTGCCCGCCGAACGGCAGCCCGTCATCCGCACCATGACCGTGCGCCGCGTCGACCCGGCCAACCGGCAGATCGCGATCGACATCGTGGTGCACGGCGAGCACGGGGTAGCCGGGCTGTGGGCCGTGGCGGCTGAGCCCGGCCAGCCGGCGTACCTGATGGGGCCCGGCGGCGCTTACGCCCCGGACCCGGCTGCCGACTGGCATCTGTTCGCCGGCGACGAAAGCGCGTTGCCGGCGATCAGCGTGGCCCTGGAAGCCTTGCCCGCCAACGCAATCGGCAAGGCGTTCATCGAGGTCGCCGACCCCGAGGACGAGATCCCGTTGACCGCCCCGGAAGGTGTGCAGATCAATTGGATCTACCGCGGCGGGCGCGCCGACCTGGTTCCCGAGGATCGCGCCGGCGACCATGCCCCGCTGATCGAGGCGGTCAAGACCACGCAGTGGCTGCCCGGTCAGGTGCACGCCTTCGTCCACGGCGAAGCCCAGACCGTGATGCACAACCTTCGGCCCTACATCCGCAAAGACCGCGAAGTCGACGCCAAATGGGCCTCGATCTCGGGGTACTGGCGCCGCGGCCGCACCGAGGAGACATTTCGGCAGTGGAAAAAGGAACTGGCCGAGGCTGAGGCCGGCGACTGA
- the dprA gene encoding DNA-processing protein DprA: MSDPTLRAWAYLSRVAEPPCPELAALVDLVGPVDAAERIRREQVDDTLAQHTAARREINRAAEDLELLFRRGGRLITPEDDEWPVLAFSAFGGPAMASRPRSGPPMVLWVLGAERLDEITQRAAALVGTRASTTYGELVTADLATGLAERDVTVVSGGAYGIDGAAHRAALAADGVTIGVLAGGIDVPYPAGHSALLHRIAGNGLLVTEYPPGVRPARYRFLTRNRLVAAFAGAAVVVEAGLRSGATNTAAWARALGRVVGAVPGPVTSSASAGCHALLRNGAEVITRAADVVELVGRIGELATEQPRPATALDGLSDGERQVYEALPGRGIATVDQIAVAAGLAPERVLGPLAMLEMAGLAERRDGGWRIIRRRKEAAV; encoded by the coding sequence ATGAGCGATCCGACGCTGCGGGCATGGGCGTATTTGTCGCGGGTGGCCGAACCGCCGTGCCCCGAACTCGCCGCGCTGGTGGACCTTGTCGGTCCGGTCGACGCCGCCGAACGGATCCGGCGCGAGCAGGTCGACGACACCTTGGCACAGCACACCGCGGCGAGGCGCGAAATCAACCGGGCCGCAGAGGATTTGGAATTGCTCTTCCGTCGTGGCGGGCGACTGATCACGCCGGAGGACGACGAGTGGCCGGTGCTGGCGTTCAGCGCATTCGGTGGCCCTGCGATGGCGAGCAGACCGCGGAGCGGCCCGCCGATGGTGCTATGGGTGCTGGGCGCGGAACGGCTCGACGAGATCACCCAGCGGGCGGCCGCCCTCGTCGGGACTCGCGCGTCCACCACCTACGGCGAGCTCGTCACGGCAGACCTGGCGACCGGGCTGGCCGAGCGTGACGTGACGGTGGTCTCCGGCGGGGCCTACGGAATCGACGGGGCGGCCCACCGCGCCGCGCTCGCCGCGGACGGCGTCACCATCGGGGTTCTCGCCGGTGGTATCGACGTTCCGTATCCCGCAGGGCATTCCGCACTCCTGCACCGCATCGCCGGAAACGGGCTACTGGTCACCGAATACCCGCCGGGCGTGCGGCCGGCCCGATACCGGTTCTTGACCCGCAATCGCCTCGTGGCCGCATTCGCCGGCGCGGCGGTGGTGGTCGAGGCCGGTCTGCGCAGCGGCGCGACCAACACCGCCGCATGGGCCCGAGCCCTGGGCCGGGTGGTGGGCGCGGTGCCCGGGCCGGTGACATCGTCGGCGTCGGCGGGTTGCCACGCCCTGTTGCGAAACGGGGCGGAGGTCATCACCCGCGCCGCCGACGTCGTCGAACTCGTGGGCCGCATCGGCGAGCTGGCGACCGAACAACCCCGGCCGGCGACAGCGCTCGACGGGCTCAGCGACGGCGAGCGGCAGGTGTACGAGGCGCTGCCGGGCCGTGGAATCGCCACCGTCGACCAGATCGCCGTCGCCGCTGGCCTGGCCCCGGAGCGAGTGCTCGGCCCGCTGGCGATGTTGGAGATGGCCGGCCTGGCCGAGCGCCGCGACGGCGGCTGGCGCATCATCCGGCGGCGAAAGGAGGCCGCCGTATAG
- a CDS encoding class I SAM-dependent methyltransferase has product MATDDRAARWNRYWDKKSATYDREIGFFDRHLFGDSRQWVCSQAAGATLEVAVGTGLNLPFYPKEVTLTGIDWSQQMLDLARERAADLGHPATLQQADAHHLPFDDASFDTVVCTFGLCAIPDHTQALSEMTRVLRPGGRLILVDHIRSSAAPVRAVQRFLELFTVPLGGEHFLRRPLNHLRAANDLDIDRVERFTLGLVERVVAHKTAAMT; this is encoded by the coding sequence ATGGCCACGGATGATCGAGCCGCCCGCTGGAACCGATACTGGGACAAGAAATCGGCCACCTACGACCGGGAGATCGGTTTCTTCGACCGCCACCTGTTCGGCGACTCCCGCCAGTGGGTCTGCAGCCAAGCCGCCGGCGCCACACTGGAAGTCGCCGTGGGCACCGGCCTCAACCTGCCCTTCTACCCCAAAGAGGTCACGCTGACCGGGATCGACTGGAGCCAGCAGATGCTCGACCTCGCCCGTGAACGCGCCGCTGACCTCGGCCACCCCGCCACCCTGCAACAAGCCGACGCCCACCACCTGCCGTTCGATGACGCCAGCTTCGACACCGTCGTCTGCACCTTCGGGCTGTGCGCCATCCCCGACCACACCCAGGCCCTCAGTGAAATGACCCGAGTACTCCGCCCAGGCGGAAGGCTCATCCTGGTCGACCACATCCGCAGCAGCGCCGCCCCCGTCAGAGCCGTGCAGCGCTTCCTCGAACTATTCACCGTTCCGCTCGGCGGCGAACACTTCCTACGCCGACCCCTCAACCACCTCCGCGCCGCTAACGACCTCGACATCGACCGCGTCGAACGATTCACACTCGGCCTCGTCGAACGCGTCGTCGCCCACAAAACCGCCGCCATGACCTGA
- a CDS encoding methyltransferase family protein produces the protein MPITALILYLVFAVLGFGWRSWTQYRHTGSTGFRGIHGRPGSLEWFAGAGFVAAIPTGAAAPLLQLLGILTPVATLNALWIQTVGTVLAVAGIAATLYAQRDMGESWRIGVDPSETTTLVRNGVFGLVRNPIFTAMLIFAAGITLMTPNPLALVAFLVLLVTIELQVRVVEEPYLNAVHGQAYRDYCEAVGRFVPHIRHA, from the coding sequence ATGCCCATCACCGCGCTCATCCTCTACCTGGTCTTCGCCGTCTTGGGGTTTGGCTGGCGCAGCTGGACCCAATATCGCCACACCGGCTCGACCGGATTCCGTGGCATCCACGGGCGGCCCGGATCGCTGGAATGGTTCGCCGGCGCCGGATTCGTTGCCGCCATCCCGACCGGGGCGGCCGCACCGCTGCTGCAGCTGCTCGGCATCCTCACCCCAGTCGCCACGTTGAATGCGTTGTGGATCCAGACGGTCGGGACCGTGCTCGCCGTCGCCGGGATCGCCGCGACCCTCTACGCCCAACGCGACATGGGCGAGTCCTGGCGCATCGGCGTGGACCCCAGTGAAACCACCACATTGGTGCGCAATGGTGTCTTCGGGCTGGTACGCAACCCGATCTTCACGGCCATGTTGATCTTCGCCGCCGGCATCACCCTCATGACCCCCAACCCGCTCGCCCTGGTGGCATTCCTCGTCCTGCTGGTCACGATCGAACTGCAGGTCCGCGTGGTCGAAGAGCCCTACCTCAACGCCGTCCACGGCCAGGCCTACCGCGACTACTGTGAAGCTGTCGGCCGGTTTGTTCCCCACATCAGACACGCCTGA
- a CDS encoding ArsR/SmtB family transcription factor codes for MKSGSVDTPACGSLDAATTLFHSLSDGTRLAILRRLAGGEARVVDLTGELGLAQSTVSAHLACLRDCGLVDFRPQGRASVYRLARPELLEMFRAAEAVLEATGNAVALCPNYGHPTARKKAAR; via the coding sequence ATGAAAAGTGGTTCGGTCGATACCCCGGCGTGCGGGAGCCTGGATGCGGCGACGACGTTGTTTCACAGCCTCTCCGATGGCACCCGGTTGGCGATCCTGCGCCGCCTGGCGGGTGGTGAGGCTCGGGTGGTGGATCTGACCGGCGAGTTGGGGTTGGCGCAGTCGACGGTGTCGGCGCATCTGGCCTGCCTGCGGGACTGCGGGCTGGTGGATTTCCGGCCGCAGGGCCGTGCCTCGGTGTATCGGCTGGCCCGCCCGGAACTGCTGGAGATGTTTCGGGCCGCCGAGGCGGTCTTGGAGGCCACCGGCAACGCGGTGGCGTTGTGCCCCAACTACGGCCACCCCACGGCACGGAAGAAGGCGGCGCGATGA
- a CDS encoding heavy metal translocating P-type ATPase: protein MSEACGCGGDDRPSEDDHEPERLWEVSELRAAAVAGVVLLAGYVVGWSGGPRPVELGLYAVALLIGAYTFVPSTLRRLARGKIGVGTLMTIAAVGAVILGEVGEAAMLAFLFSISEGLEEYSLARTRRGLRALLSLVPDEATVLRAGTEITIPAGELAVGDRMLVKPGERVATDGIIVSGRTALDVSAITGESVPVEAEPGDEVYAGSINGTGVLEVEVTSTAADNSLARIVAIVEAEQSRKGEAQRLADRIAQPLVPAIMIVAALIAAIGSVVGDPLVWIERALVVLVAASPCALAISVPVTVVAAIGAASKLGVLVKGGAALEALGAVRTIALDKTGTLTANTPTVIDVATTEGATREQVLNVAAALEARSEHPLAAAILAAADPAVPAQDVEAVTGAGLIGYRDGGRLRLGRPGWLDAGPLAERVAAMQAAGATAVLVEDHDTLIGAVAVRDELRPEAAHVVAQLRRGGYRVAMLTGDNNATAHALAKQVGIDTVHADLRPEDKATLITQLRQHSSTAMVGDGVNDAPALATADLGIAMGAMGTDVAIETADVALMGEDLRHLTQALAHARRARRIMLQNVGLSLGLITVLIPLALTGVLGLAAVVAVHELAEIIVIANGVRAGRTKPLAIADPNRAAAPRHSQSGDRTSRITPDSMTTRIRGTR, encoded by the coding sequence ATGAGTGAGGCGTGCGGCTGCGGTGGCGACGACCGCCCCAGCGAGGACGATCACGAACCCGAACGGCTCTGGGAGGTCAGCGAATTGCGCGCCGCCGCGGTGGCCGGTGTGGTGCTGCTGGCCGGGTATGTGGTCGGCTGGTCCGGCGGGCCCCGGCCGGTCGAACTCGGCCTGTATGCCGTGGCGCTACTGATCGGGGCTTACACGTTCGTGCCGTCGACGCTGCGCCGGTTGGCGCGGGGCAAGATCGGGGTGGGGACGCTGATGACGATCGCCGCGGTCGGCGCGGTGATCCTCGGCGAGGTCGGCGAGGCCGCCATGCTGGCGTTCCTGTTCTCGATCAGTGAGGGCCTCGAAGAATACTCACTGGCCCGCACCCGCCGCGGCCTGCGCGCGTTGTTGTCTCTGGTGCCCGATGAGGCCACGGTGCTGCGCGCCGGCACCGAAATCACCATCCCGGCAGGCGAGTTGGCGGTGGGTGACCGGATGCTGGTCAAGCCCGGTGAACGGGTCGCGACCGATGGCATCATCGTTTCGGGCCGCACTGCGCTGGATGTTTCGGCGATCACCGGCGAATCCGTGCCGGTGGAGGCCGAGCCCGGCGATGAGGTGTATGCCGGGTCGATCAACGGCACCGGAGTCCTCGAGGTCGAGGTCACCTCCACTGCCGCGGACAACTCGCTGGCCCGCATCGTGGCGATCGTGGAGGCCGAACAGTCCCGCAAAGGCGAAGCCCAGCGCCTGGCCGACCGCATCGCCCAACCCCTGGTCCCGGCGATCATGATCGTCGCGGCCCTCATCGCCGCCATCGGTTCCGTCGTTGGCGATCCTTTGGTGTGGATCGAACGGGCCCTGGTCGTGTTGGTGGCAGCTTCACCGTGTGCGCTGGCGATCTCAGTCCCGGTCACCGTGGTCGCTGCGATCGGCGCGGCCTCCAAGCTGGGCGTACTGGTCAAGGGCGGCGCTGCCCTGGAAGCTCTCGGTGCGGTCCGCACGATCGCGCTGGATAAGACCGGCACCCTGACCGCCAACACACCGACCGTCATCGACGTGGCCACCACAGAGGGAGCGACCCGCGAGCAGGTCTTGAATGTCGCGGCCGCGTTGGAAGCGCGCAGTGAACACCCTTTGGCCGCAGCGATTCTCGCCGCCGCAGACCCGGCCGTCCCGGCGCAGGACGTGGAGGCGGTGACCGGCGCCGGTCTGATCGGGTATCGCGATGGCGGCCGGTTGCGGCTCGGGCGGCCCGGCTGGCTCGATGCCGGCCCGCTGGCCGAACGGGTCGCCGCGATGCAGGCCGCCGGGGCCACCGCGGTCCTCGTCGAAGACCACGACACGCTGATCGGGGCGGTCGCGGTGCGTGACGAACTGCGTCCCGAAGCCGCCCACGTCGTCGCCCAGTTGCGTCGCGGCGGCTATCGGGTGGCGATGCTCACCGGTGACAACAACGCGACCGCCCATGCCCTGGCGAAGCAGGTGGGGATCGATACCGTGCATGCCGACCTGCGGCCCGAAGACAAAGCCACGCTGATCACTCAACTGCGCCAACACTCCTCGACGGCCATGGTCGGTGACGGCGTCAACGACGCCCCCGCCCTGGCCACCGCCGACCTGGGCATCGCGATGGGGGCGATGGGCACCGACGTGGCCATCGAAACCGCCGACGTCGCCTTGATGGGTGAAGACCTGCGCCACCTCACCCAAGCACTGGCCCACGCCCGGCGAGCGCGGCGGATCATGCTGCAAAACGTCGGCCTGTCCTTGGGTTTGATCACCGTGCTGATCCCGCTCGCCCTCACCGGCGTCCTCGGACTGGCCGCCGTGGTCGCAGTGCACGAACTCGCCGAAATCATCGTCATCGCCAACGGTGTCCGCGCCGGACGCACCAAACCCCTGGCAATCGCAGACCCGAACCGAGCGGCCGCCCCCCGACATTCTCAATCTGGGGACCGCACGTCACGGATCACCCCAGATTCAATGACAACGCGCATCCGCGGAACCAGATAG